In Salinibacterium sp. NK8237, the following proteins share a genomic window:
- a CDS encoding mannosyltransferase family protein has product MADGSLASTGSLASAVRRATTAILAPERWWVAVIAIFAASRVVTTSLLLWFASIQGQNPWTGPAPDYFSFAKIWDGHWYYIIALAGYPTELPLTDDGHVGENAWAFMPAYPFLVRFVMTLTTLDFAVAGVMVSVAFSLGAALLFYRVMHLVLPARTALFSVAIFCFAPLSAILQVAYAESMYLFLLTLALYWLMKRQYWMLFPVIAIMSLTRPSGLAFALALGLHVVYRWWIRRSEEFPPRERVAAVSATVFSLIMGFAWLLIAAAVTGSLSAYTDTELAWRASYVGYGELVPFAAWFQGAEFWAQWWRMPQWLLVVMVVAGILAFFVFLLTKPARRLGVDLRLWVASYALYLLAVFFPQSSTFRLLMPLFPLAGALALPQSRVYRGLLLAACIAGQWAWIHVAWWVDGYDWTPP; this is encoded by the coding sequence GTGGCTGACGGCTCGCTAGCGTCAACCGGCTCCCTCGCCTCCGCGGTGCGCCGCGCAACAACCGCGATCCTTGCTCCCGAGCGTTGGTGGGTCGCCGTAATCGCGATCTTTGCTGCCTCGCGGGTCGTGACGACGTCGCTGCTGTTGTGGTTCGCCTCGATTCAAGGCCAGAACCCGTGGACGGGCCCCGCTCCCGACTACTTCTCGTTCGCGAAGATTTGGGACGGCCACTGGTACTACATCATTGCGTTGGCCGGGTATCCGACGGAGCTGCCGCTGACCGATGACGGTCATGTTGGTGAGAATGCGTGGGCGTTCATGCCTGCGTATCCCTTCCTAGTGCGATTCGTGATGACGCTGACGACGCTTGATTTTGCTGTGGCAGGAGTCATGGTTTCGGTCGCGTTCTCTCTCGGAGCGGCACTGCTTTTCTACCGCGTGATGCACCTCGTCTTGCCTGCGCGGACCGCCCTCTTTTCGGTCGCGATCTTCTGTTTCGCACCACTGTCGGCCATCCTGCAGGTCGCCTACGCCGAGTCGATGTATCTCTTCTTGCTGACCCTTGCGCTGTATTGGTTGATGAAGCGCCAGTATTGGATGCTGTTCCCCGTGATCGCGATCATGTCTCTGACGCGCCCGAGCGGCTTGGCGTTCGCGCTCGCGCTCGGGCTCCACGTTGTTTATCGCTGGTGGATTCGTCGCAGCGAGGAGTTTCCGCCGCGGGAGCGGGTTGCTGCTGTCTCGGCGACGGTGTTCAGTCTGATCATGGGGTTTGCGTGGTTGCTGATTGCCGCTGCCGTTACAGGGTCTCTCTCGGCGTATACCGATACCGAGCTCGCGTGGCGGGCATCCTATGTCGGCTATGGCGAGTTGGTGCCGTTTGCGGCGTGGTTCCAAGGGGCCGAATTTTGGGCGCAGTGGTGGCGGATGCCGCAGTGGCTGCTGGTGGTGATGGTGGTCGCTGGCATTCTTGCTTTCTTCGTTTTTCTCCTCACCAAGCCTGCGCGACGGCTTGGCGTGGATCTACGGCTGTGGGTTGCCAGTTACGCGCTCTATCTGCTGGCCGTATTTTTTCCACAATCGAGCACGTTCCGGCTCCTCATGCCATTGTTTCCGCTGGCGGGAGCTCTCGCCTTGCCGCAGTCCCGCGTGTATCGCGGGCTGCTCCTCGCGGCGTGTATTGCCGGACAGTGGGCGTGGATCCACGTGGCGTGGTGGGTGGATGGCTATGACTGGACCCCGCCCTAA
- a CDS encoding PIG-L family deacetylase: MKDRAQRVLVVAARPEDEAYVFGATIATLVQRGTELIVLSCSNNATAAISASPSTGSVPETVSHGAAVPNVGTASASTGSTAPLSAAHVDADTGERPVVSVDEVVREILGITSHHFLREDNGRQFVTLDARALASDLAAAITSLKPDVVVSYAKEASGTARGAEALLVHEATALATELAGVPFYTASAVPVDRGVVVSSATALAFKRRATEIYRNDVPVGESISTPPEYLRRLRRRELVIGERSRLERIVLALVSLALGGLVGLVLTAVHQSAFTIGSVRIPWGIVVSVTLVTALILGLRLIYDTRVAAGFASLGVLVMSALLAAVMPGGNILIPANIAGYVWTFAPVLVVLIVVGWPRVNRQVSSASRANIELNSPVKGADIS, encoded by the coding sequence GTGAAAGATCGCGCACAGCGGGTGTTGGTTGTTGCCGCGCGCCCAGAAGATGAGGCGTACGTTTTCGGCGCCACCATTGCGACCCTCGTTCAGCGGGGCACCGAGCTCATCGTGCTCAGCTGCAGCAACAACGCGACTGCCGCGATCTCAGCATCGCCCTCAACAGGGAGCGTGCCAGAGACGGTCTCGCACGGCGCCGCAGTGCCGAATGTGGGAACCGCAAGCGCTTCGACCGGCAGTACTGCGCCGTTGAGCGCTGCGCACGTAGACGCTGACACCGGCGAACGGCCAGTAGTTTCTGTCGACGAGGTCGTCCGCGAGATCCTTGGCATCACTTCTCACCACTTCTTGCGTGAAGACAACGGCCGCCAGTTCGTTACCCTCGATGCCCGCGCCCTTGCCTCCGACTTGGCCGCAGCAATCACCTCGCTGAAGCCGGATGTCGTCGTCAGCTACGCCAAAGAAGCCAGTGGTACGGCGCGCGGCGCTGAGGCCCTGCTCGTGCACGAGGCCACGGCGCTAGCGACAGAGCTTGCGGGGGTGCCTTTCTATACGGCATCCGCTGTTCCTGTTGATCGCGGGGTTGTCGTGTCGTCGGCGACGGCTCTCGCATTCAAGCGTCGGGCGACAGAGATTTATCGCAACGACGTTCCAGTGGGGGAGAGCATCTCGACGCCGCCGGAGTATTTGCGTCGATTGCGTCGTCGCGAACTGGTGATTGGTGAACGCAGTCGTCTAGAGCGCATCGTCTTGGCGCTGGTCTCCCTCGCTCTCGGTGGATTGGTCGGTCTCGTCTTGACGGCGGTGCACCAGTCAGCGTTTACGATCGGTAGTGTCCGTATTCCGTGGGGAATTGTGGTGTCAGTCACCCTCGTGACAGCGCTCATTCTGGGGCTGCGGTTGATCTACGACACTCGGGTTGCAGCGGGTTTCGCGTCGCTCGGAGTCCTTGTCATGTCGGCTTTGCTCGCAGCAGTGATGCCAGGCGGAAACATTTTGATTCCGGCAAACATCGCCGGGTACGTGTGGACTTTTGCGCCGGTGCTTGTGGTGCTCATTGTGGTGGGGTGGCCTCGGGTGAACCGTCAGGTTTCGTCGGCGAGCCGCGCTAACATTGAGTTGAACTCTCCCGTGAAAGGTGCGGATATCTCTTGA
- the dapE gene encoding succinyl-diaminopimelate desuccinylase: MPATDLTVPVLDLGASSPDLTRQICDIESVSGNEQRIADAVEVALKAFSHLEVIRDADAVVARTNGGKAQRVVIAGHLDTVPVNENLPTTLEMIDGEEHLVGRGTVDMKGGVAIALKLAAELTDPAVDVTWIFYDHEEVAADLNGLGRIARNRPDLMAGDFAIIGEPSNATVEGGCNGTARIDIHLTGLRAHSARAWMGENAIHAAAPVLDILAAYEPEQHEVDGLVYREGLNAVGITGGVAGNVIPDAATVTVNFRFAPDRSTEQAIQHLREVFAGFEFEVTDLAGGARPGLDAPLARDFLAAVGGTAAPKYGWTDVARFAELGVPAVNYGPGNPLRAHADDERVATSEIVACEQGLRAWLTAR; this comes from the coding sequence ATGCCTGCGACCGATCTCACTGTTCCCGTGCTCGATTTGGGTGCCTCAAGCCCCGACCTGACCCGCCAGATCTGCGATATCGAGTCGGTCTCCGGCAACGAGCAGCGCATTGCGGATGCCGTAGAGGTGGCCCTCAAGGCGTTCAGCCACCTTGAGGTGATTCGGGATGCGGATGCCGTTGTCGCCCGCACGAACGGCGGAAAGGCGCAGCGCGTGGTGATTGCCGGGCATCTCGACACTGTTCCGGTGAACGAGAACCTGCCGACGACGCTGGAGATGATCGACGGCGAAGAGCACCTCGTGGGCCGCGGCACCGTCGATATGAAGGGCGGCGTGGCGATCGCGCTCAAGCTCGCCGCAGAACTCACTGACCCCGCCGTTGATGTGACCTGGATTTTCTACGACCACGAAGAAGTTGCAGCAGACCTCAACGGGCTCGGCCGTATCGCACGCAACCGTCCCGATCTGATGGCGGGTGACTTCGCAATCATTGGTGAACCGTCGAACGCCACGGTCGAGGGCGGCTGCAATGGCACCGCCCGCATCGACATCCATCTCACCGGGTTGCGCGCGCACTCTGCGCGTGCGTGGATGGGCGAGAACGCCATTCACGCTGCGGCTCCGGTGCTCGACATCCTGGCCGCTTATGAGCCTGAGCAGCACGAGGTCGATGGCCTCGTCTACCGCGAGGGACTCAACGCCGTGGGCATCACCGGTGGTGTTGCCGGCAATGTGATTCCGGATGCCGCGACAGTGACCGTGAACTTTAGGTTCGCCCCCGACCGCAGTACCGAGCAAGCGATCCAACACTTGCGTGAGGTCTTCGCTGGCTTCGAGTTCGAAGTCACTGACCTTGCTGGCGGCGCACGCCCCGGACTGGATGCTCCGCTCGCCCGTGATTTCCTCGCCGCGGTCGGTGGCACGGCAGCCCCCAAATATGGCTGGACCGATGTGGCACGCTTCGCTGAACTCGGCGTTCCCGCCGTGAACTATGGCCCCGGCAACCCGCTGCGCGCCCACGCCGACGATGAGCGCGTCGCTACCAGCGAGATCGTGGCGTGCGAGCAGGGACTGCGGGCGTGGCTGACGGCTCGCTAG
- the dapD gene encoding 2,3,4,5-tetrahydropyridine-2,6-dicarboxylate N-succinyltransferase, with protein sequence MTSRTAWGYGLATIASDGTTLDVWFPAPHLGAIPEGTDPHYTPADLEEHLGADERRRVRTEFVTVEIDLDAAPQNVADAYLRLHLLSHLLVKPNSINLDGLFGALPIVVWTNAGAVHPDDFRELRVSLKRHGIVVTGIDKFPRMLDYVLPERVRIADASRVRLGAYLSPGTTVMHEGFVNFNAGTLGSSMVEGRISQGVVVGDGADIGGGASIMGTLSGGGTERVSIGERALLGANSGIGIAIGDDTVVEAGLYVTAGTKVTIIDGSATPRRVKAVELSGVNGLLFRRNSVTGAVEVLPRSGSGVELNTALHA encoded by the coding sequence ATGACTTCGCGCACAGCATGGGGATACGGACTCGCAACAATCGCCAGCGATGGAACAACACTTGATGTGTGGTTCCCCGCTCCGCACCTGGGAGCTATCCCTGAGGGCACTGACCCGCACTACACTCCCGCCGACCTCGAAGAGCACTTGGGCGCCGACGAGCGTCGTCGCGTGCGCACCGAATTCGTGACTGTTGAGATCGATTTGGATGCCGCACCGCAGAACGTTGCCGATGCCTACTTGCGTCTGCACCTGCTCAGCCACTTGCTCGTGAAGCCCAACAGCATCAACCTCGACGGCCTCTTTGGCGCACTGCCGATCGTCGTCTGGACCAACGCCGGAGCGGTGCACCCCGACGACTTCCGCGAACTGCGCGTCTCGCTCAAGCGTCACGGCATCGTCGTGACCGGCATCGACAAGTTCCCGCGGATGCTCGACTACGTTCTGCCCGAACGCGTGCGTATCGCCGATGCTTCGCGCGTTCGCCTCGGCGCCTACCTCTCCCCCGGAACCACCGTCATGCACGAGGGCTTCGTCAACTTCAACGCCGGCACGCTCGGTAGCTCGATGGTCGAGGGCCGCATCTCGCAGGGTGTCGTCGTGGGTGACGGTGCCGATATCGGTGGTGGAGCATCCATCATGGGAACCCTCAGCGGTGGCGGCACCGAACGCGTCTCGATCGGCGAGCGCGCTCTACTCGGCGCCAACTCGGGAATCGGAATCGCCATTGGTGACGACACCGTCGTCGAAGCCGGGCTCTACGTCACGGCCGGCACGAAGGTCACCATCATTGATGGTTCGGCGACGCCGCGCCGAGTCAAGGCCGTCGAGCTCAGCGGAGTCAACGGACTGCTGTTCCGCCGCAACTCTGTCACGGGGGCCGTCGAGGTATTGCCTCGCAGCGGTAGCGGGGTCGAGCTGAACACCGCGCTGCACGCCTAA
- a CDS encoding citrate synthase: MNEAPQDPEKATLHFPGGAAEFPIIRGVDGHNSIDISTFMKQTGYTALDQGFVNTASTRSEITYIDGDRGILRYRGYAIEDVAANSTYLEVAWLLIYGELPSKSQLEEFDEKIRRHTLLHEDLRRFFDALPPSAHPMSVLSSAVSALSTYYEDSHDVRDPEQVEISTIRLLAKLPVIAAYAHKKSLGQALLYPDNSMSFVDNFLQLNFGNMAEKYEVNPVLSKALDRLLILHEDHEQNASTSTVRLVGSTEANIFASISAGINALYGPLHGGANEAVLKMLGEIQESGEGVQKFVDRVKRKEDGVRLMGFGHRVYKSFDPRARLVKESADEVLANLGVSDPLLDIARELEEVALGDDYFIERKLYPNVDFYTGVIYKAMGFPPRMFTVLFAIGRLPGWIANWREMNQDPKTKIGRPQQLYTGPGARDWPQR, translated from the coding sequence GTGAATGAAGCCCCTCAAGACCCAGAGAAGGCCACCCTCCATTTTCCGGGCGGTGCTGCAGAATTTCCCATTATCCGTGGGGTCGATGGTCACAACAGCATCGATATCTCCACCTTTATGAAGCAGACCGGTTACACGGCGCTTGATCAAGGTTTCGTGAACACGGCGTCAACTCGCAGTGAGATCACGTACATCGATGGAGACCGTGGAATCCTGCGTTACCGCGGGTATGCGATCGAAGATGTCGCGGCCAACTCCACCTACCTCGAAGTAGCGTGGCTGCTGATCTACGGCGAACTGCCGTCGAAGTCGCAGCTCGAAGAATTTGACGAGAAAATCCGTCGGCACACGCTGCTGCACGAAGATCTTCGCCGCTTCTTTGACGCTCTCCCGCCGAGCGCGCATCCGATGTCCGTGCTCTCCAGTGCGGTTTCGGCGCTCTCAACATATTACGAAGACTCTCACGACGTGCGTGACCCCGAGCAGGTCGAGATCTCGACCATCCGTTTGCTGGCAAAGCTGCCCGTCATTGCGGCCTACGCTCACAAAAAGTCACTCGGTCAAGCACTGCTCTACCCCGACAACTCAATGAGCTTTGTCGACAACTTCTTGCAGCTCAACTTCGGCAACATGGCCGAGAAGTACGAGGTTAACCCCGTGCTGAGCAAGGCGCTCGACCGCCTGCTGATTTTGCATGAAGACCACGAGCAGAACGCGTCCACCTCAACGGTGCGCCTGGTCGGCTCGACCGAAGCCAACATCTTCGCTTCGATTTCCGCCGGTATCAACGCTCTCTACGGTCCGCTTCACGGTGGCGCCAACGAGGCTGTTCTCAAGATGCTTGGCGAGATTCAAGAGTCGGGCGAAGGCGTTCAGAAGTTCGTCGACCGCGTGAAGCGCAAAGAAGATGGCGTGCGCCTGATGGGCTTCGGCCACCGCGTGTACAAGAGCTTCGACCCGCGAGCGCGTCTGGTCAAGGAGAGTGCCGATGAGGTACTTGCCAATCTAGGCGTCAGTGACCCGCTGCTCGACATTGCTCGCGAACTCGAAGAGGTCGCCCTTGGCGATGACTACTTCATCGAGCGCAAACTGTATCCCAACGTCGACTTCTACACCGGTGTTATTTACAAGGCAATGGGTTTCCCGCCGCGCATGTTCACGGTGCTCTTCGCTATCGGCCGCCTGCCGGGCTGGATCGCCAACTGGCGTGAAATGAACCAAGACCCCAAGACCAAAATTGGTCGCCCGCAGCAGCTCTACACGGGCCCTGGAGCCCGCGACTGGCCGCAGCGCTAG
- the fdxA gene encoding ferredoxin, which yields MTYVIAQPCVDLKDRACVDECPVDCIYEGDRMLYIHPDECVDCGACEPVCPVEAIYYEDDLPDKWADYYKANVEFFDLLEVSSPGGAAKVGVIPKDHALIAALPEGGGSSD from the coding sequence TTGACCTACGTCATCGCTCAGCCCTGTGTCGATCTGAAGGATCGCGCGTGTGTAGATGAATGCCCAGTCGACTGCATTTATGAAGGCGACCGCATGCTCTACATCCACCCGGATGAGTGCGTTGACTGTGGTGCGTGCGAGCCGGTGTGTCCGGTTGAGGCCATCTATTACGAAGATGACCTGCCCGATAAGTGGGCCGACTACTACAAGGCCAACGTTGAGTTCTTTGATCTTCTCGAGGTGAGCTCGCCCGGTGGAGCAGCAAAGGTTGGTGTGATCCCCAAGGATCACGCCCTCATCGCAGCCCTGCCTGAGGGCGGCGGGTCCTCAGACTAA
- a CDS encoding DUF3117 domain-containing protein produces the protein MAAMKPRTGDGPMEAVKEGRLIVVRVPLEGGGRLVVSVNDDEAKELHDALAGVVTPA, from the coding sequence ATGGCAGCCATGAAGCCGAGGACCGGTGACGGGCCGATGGAGGCTGTCAAAGAGGGCCGACTTATTGTCGTGCGTGTACCTCTCGAAGGCGGCGGTCGTCTCGTTGTTTCTGTTAACGATGATGAAGCAAAAGAACTACACGATGCACTCGCGGGCGTTGTAACACCCGCCTAG
- the dapC gene encoding succinyldiaminopimelate transaminase, which produces MTRTPLALPDFPWDSLVPYGTIARTHPDGFVDLSVGSPVDPTPAVIRESLATATDAHAYPTAMGTVQLREAIVEWFERRRGVPGLTVNNVLPTVGSKELVALLPLLLGLGKDDVVVHPSVAYPTYAIGAAMVGATAVASDDPASWPENTALVWLNSPGNPDGRVADVDELRAAVARARELGAVIASDECYAELNWNGPDPTPSILDPEVIGSDRSSVLAVYSLSKQSNLAGYRAAFVAGCSGLISELLTVRKHVGLLVPGPVQAAMVTALQDDAHVAVQRELYRARRAKLLPALKRAGFFVDDSVAGLYVWATKNEDSWQTVGDLAQSGILVVPGAFYGESPARHVRIALTASDETIADAVARLDLLA; this is translated from the coding sequence ATGACGCGTACGCCGTTGGCTCTCCCCGATTTTCCGTGGGATTCTCTTGTGCCGTACGGCACTATTGCGCGCACGCACCCCGACGGGTTTGTTGACCTGTCGGTAGGGTCGCCCGTTGACCCAACCCCCGCGGTTATCCGCGAAAGTTTGGCGACAGCCACGGATGCTCACGCTTACCCCACGGCCATGGGCACGGTTCAACTTCGCGAGGCCATCGTGGAGTGGTTCGAGCGGCGCCGTGGTGTGCCAGGGCTCACCGTCAACAATGTTCTTCCGACCGTCGGGTCTAAAGAGTTGGTGGCGCTTCTGCCGCTGCTGTTGGGGCTCGGCAAAGACGATGTCGTCGTGCACCCCTCGGTCGCGTACCCGACCTATGCCATTGGGGCAGCCATGGTTGGTGCTACTGCTGTGGCATCCGACGATCCTGCGTCCTGGCCCGAAAACACTGCTCTCGTGTGGCTGAATAGCCCGGGCAACCCCGACGGTCGCGTTGCTGACGTTGACGAGTTGCGGGCTGCGGTTGCTCGCGCTCGCGAGTTGGGCGCGGTGATCGCCTCAGACGAGTGCTACGCCGAACTCAACTGGAATGGCCCTGACCCGACACCATCCATTCTTGATCCCGAGGTTATTGGCAGCGATCGGTCGTCAGTGCTTGCGGTGTATTCGCTCAGCAAGCAGTCGAATTTGGCAGGGTACCGTGCCGCTTTTGTGGCCGGATGCTCGGGACTCATCTCAGAGCTACTCACCGTGCGCAAACACGTCGGACTCCTCGTGCCCGGACCTGTGCAAGCTGCGATGGTCACTGCTCTGCAGGATGACGCTCACGTTGCGGTGCAGCGTGAGCTTTATCGTGCACGTCGCGCCAAGCTGCTGCCCGCTTTGAAGCGTGCGGGATTCTTCGTGGATGACAGCGTGGCTGGCCTCTACGTGTGGGCAACAAAGAACGAAGACTCGTGGCAGACGGTTGGCGATTTGGCGCAGTCCGGCATCCTCGTGGTTCCCGGTGCTTTCTACGGCGAAAGCCCTGCGCGTCACGTTCGAATCGCCCTCACAGCGAGCGACGAGACCATTGCCGACGCGGTCGCTCGGCTCGATTTGCTCGCTTAA